A window of the Burkholderia sp. 9120 genome harbors these coding sequences:
- a CDS encoding pyridoxal-phosphate dependent enzyme — protein MSTATPQHTDHTIDGEPIPTLDDIATQHFALTPWVTRTPVFDRLDFASLEGTVVNFKFELLQAGGSFKARGAFTNLLALDEAQRSAGVTCVSGGNHAVAVAYAAMRLGIGAKVVLFRAANPARVALCRRYRAEIVFAEDIAEAFELVRRIEAEEGRYFVHPFNGYRTVLGSATLGYEWATQTPDLEAVVLPIGGGGLAAGVATAMRLANPRVHVYGVEPEGSDVMGKSFAANHTVKMGHMHGIADSLMSPHTEEYSYELCRRHIDQLVTVSDDQLRAAMLTLFGQLKLAVEPACAAATAALLGPLREQLQGKRVGVLLCGTNTDPVSFAAHIERARHSASQFPE, from the coding sequence ATGTCAACCGCCACACCGCAGCACACGGACCACACGATCGACGGCGAGCCGATTCCCACGCTCGACGACATCGCCACTCAGCATTTTGCGTTGACGCCGTGGGTGACGCGAACGCCGGTATTCGACCGGCTCGACTTCGCGTCGCTGGAAGGCACCGTGGTGAACTTCAAGTTCGAACTGCTGCAGGCGGGCGGCAGCTTCAAGGCGCGTGGCGCGTTCACCAACCTGCTCGCGCTGGACGAAGCCCAGCGCAGCGCCGGCGTGACCTGCGTGTCGGGCGGCAATCATGCGGTGGCGGTGGCGTATGCGGCCATGCGGCTCGGCATCGGCGCGAAGGTGGTGCTGTTTCGCGCGGCCAATCCGGCGCGTGTCGCGCTGTGCCGGCGGTATCGTGCCGAGATCGTATTCGCCGAAGATATTGCCGAAGCCTTCGAACTGGTGCGTCGTATCGAGGCTGAAGAAGGCCGCTATTTTGTGCATCCGTTCAACGGTTATCGCACGGTGCTAGGGTCGGCCACGCTCGGCTACGAATGGGCCACGCAAACGCCCGACCTCGAAGCGGTCGTGCTGCCCATCGGCGGTGGCGGCCTCGCCGCCGGTGTCGCCACGGCCATGCGGCTCGCGAATCCGCGCGTGCATGTGTACGGCGTCGAGCCGGAAGGCTCGGACGTAATGGGCAAGAGTTTCGCCGCCAATCACACGGTCAAGATGGGCCACATGCACGGCATTGCCGATTCATTGATGTCGCCGCATACCGAGGAATACAGCTACGAGTTGTGCCGCCGTCATATCGACCAGCTCGTCACCGTCTCCGACGATCAATTACGCGCCGCCATGCTGACCTTATTCGGACAACTGAAGCTCGCCGTCGAACCGGCCTGCGCGGCCGCCACCGCGGCGCTGCTCGGACCGCTGCGCGAACAGTTGCAGGGCAAGCGCGTGGGCGTGCTGTTGTGCGGCACCAATACCGACCCGGTCAGTTTTGCCGCGCATATTGAACGCGCACGTCATAGCGCGTCACAGTTTCCTGAATAG
- the mscL gene encoding large conductance mechanosensitive channel protein MscL has protein sequence MSMVKEFKEFALKGNVMDLAVGVIIGGAFSTIVNSIVKDLIMPVVGLVTGGLDFSNKFVRLGDIPASFKGSPESYKDLQTAGVAVFGYGSFITVLINFLILAFIIFLMVKFINNLRKPTEAAAAEPAPTPEDVLLLREIRDSLKNSPR, from the coding sequence ATGAGCATGGTCAAGGAATTCAAGGAATTTGCCCTTAAGGGCAACGTGATGGATCTGGCGGTCGGTGTGATTATCGGCGGCGCGTTCTCCACCATTGTCAATTCGATTGTTAAAGACCTGATCATGCCGGTTGTCGGGCTTGTCACCGGTGGCCTCGATTTCTCCAATAAGTTTGTTCGCCTCGGCGACATTCCGGCTAGCTTCAAAGGCAGCCCCGAGTCGTATAAAGACTTGCAGACGGCGGGCGTGGCGGTGTTCGGTTACGGCTCGTTCATCACCGTGCTGATCAACTTCCTGATTCTCGCGTTCATCATTTTCCTGATGGTCAAATTCATTAACAATTTGCGCAAGCCGACTGAAGCCGCAGCCGCAGAACCGGCGCCCACGCCGGAAGACGTGCTGCTGCTGCGTGAAATCCGCGATTCGTTAAAGAATTCACCGCGTTAA
- a CDS encoding response regulator, with amino-acid sequence MTEEVSTQQAAYVLVVDDDEGILRLARKSLERAGCRVAICAGVEAARERLAGGAPDLLVLDYQLSGPETGLDFFRRLRSEGVRIPAILVTGFTDESRVIEALRAGVSDVVPKSGDYLDYLPEAVERVLSQVRLQRASDEALLLRDREQHYRTLSEALPHLVLTCNAAGDCDFLSKQWYDYTGLPDSSSYGLAWLDAVHPDDREEIRRTWLKAVTSHAGDYRHELRIRRHDGEYRWFDARVVAMRDAEGQVSKWFGSCTDIHSQREAIEERERLLASEQAARQIAEDANRAKDRFLAMLSHELRTPLTPVLAGASVLEMIPDLPEQARASVRMIRRNVELEARLIDDLLDLTRVANGKLRLSLETVDVHEVMDSVLELFRSEIQVKQQDVHVHKDAQHHYVLADRARLQQMLWNLIRNAAKFTPDGGHIYLRTRDERMQVQISVEDTGIGIEPEQIGKLFNAFEQGNQNMTRQFGGLGLGLAITKALTDVHGGTVIAQSPGAHCGATFTITLPTAAAPAGPPPVVAPDQVRSGVLLTILLIEDHEDTAEVMAQLIRSLGHDVTVVGRVDDALAATQLQTFELIVSDVGLPDGTGLDFIKAFREHSDAPAVALTGFGTDEDVRRCVAAGFTSHLTKPVNFGQLEAMIDSAVSLKAQKGA; translated from the coding sequence ATGACCGAAGAAGTGTCCACGCAGCAAGCCGCCTATGTGCTGGTCGTCGACGACGACGAAGGCATCCTGCGGCTCGCGCGCAAGTCGCTTGAACGCGCCGGCTGCCGGGTCGCGATCTGCGCCGGCGTCGAAGCGGCCCGCGAGCGGCTCGCCGGCGGCGCGCCCGATCTGCTGGTGCTCGATTACCAGTTGAGCGGACCGGAGACAGGACTCGACTTCTTTCGCCGTTTGCGTTCGGAAGGTGTGCGGATTCCCGCCATCCTCGTGACCGGTTTTACCGACGAATCGCGTGTGATCGAAGCGTTGCGCGCGGGCGTGTCCGACGTGGTGCCGAAATCCGGCGATTACCTCGATTACCTGCCCGAAGCCGTCGAGCGGGTGCTGTCGCAAGTGCGTTTGCAGCGCGCGTCGGACGAAGCCTTGCTGCTGCGCGATCGCGAGCAGCATTACCGCACGCTGTCGGAGGCGTTGCCGCACCTCGTGCTGACCTGCAACGCCGCGGGCGACTGCGATTTTCTGTCGAAGCAGTGGTACGACTACACCGGTCTCCCCGACAGCAGTTCGTACGGTCTCGCGTGGCTCGATGCCGTGCATCCGGACGATCGCGAGGAGATCCGCCGCACCTGGCTCAAAGCGGTGACGAGCCATGCCGGCGACTATCGGCACGAGTTGCGGATTCGCCGTCACGACGGCGAATACCGCTGGTTCGACGCCCGCGTCGTGGCGATGCGCGACGCCGAAGGTCAGGTCAGCAAATGGTTCGGCAGTTGCACGGACATTCATTCGCAACGCGAGGCGATCGAGGAGCGCGAGCGGCTGCTCGCGTCGGAGCAGGCCGCCCGCCAGATCGCCGAAGACGCCAACCGCGCCAAAGACCGCTTCCTCGCGATGCTGTCGCACGAATTGCGCACGCCGCTTACGCCGGTGCTGGCCGGCGCCAGCGTGCTGGAAATGATCCCGGATCTGCCCGAGCAGGCGCGCGCGAGCGTGCGCATGATTCGCCGCAACGTCGAACTCGAAGCGCGGTTAATCGACGATCTGCTTGACCTCACGCGGGTGGCGAACGGCAAGCTGCGTTTGTCGCTGGAAACTGTCGACGTGCACGAAGTGATGGACAGCGTGCTCGAACTGTTCCGCAGCGAGATTCAGGTGAAGCAGCAGGACGTGCATGTGCATAAAGACGCGCAGCATCACTACGTGCTGGCCGACCGCGCACGCTTGCAACAGATGCTATGGAATCTGATTCGCAACGCCGCCAAGTTCACGCCGGACGGCGGCCATATCTATTTGCGTACCCGCGACGAACGCATGCAGGTGCAGATATCGGTTGAAGACACCGGTATCGGCATCGAGCCGGAACAGATCGGCAAGCTCTTCAATGCGTTCGAGCAGGGCAATCAGAATATGACGCGCCAGTTCGGCGGCCTGGGCCTGGGGCTCGCGATCACCAAGGCGCTGACCGATGTGCATGGCGGCACGGTGATCGCGCAAAGCCCCGGCGCGCATTGCGGCGCGACCTTCACGATCACGCTGCCCACCGCCGCGGCGCCGGCCGGTCCGCCGCCGGTCGTGGCACCCGACCAGGTGCGCTCGGGCGTTTTGCTGACCATCCTGCTGATCGAAGACCACGAGGATACCGCCGAGGTCATGGCGCAACTGATCCGCAGCCTCGGTCACGACGTGACGGTAGTGGGCCGCGTGGACGACGCCCTGGCCGCCACGCAGTTGCAGACGTTCGAGCTGATTGTCAGCGACGTGGGTTTGCCCGACGGCACAGGCCTCGACTTCATCAAGGCGTTCCGCGAGCATTCGGATGCGCCGGCGGTGGCGCTGACCGGCTTCGGCACCGACGAAGATGTGCGCCGTTGTGTGGCCGCCGGTTTTACTTCGCATCTGACGAAGCCGGTCAACTTCGGCCAGCTCGAGGCGATGATCGACAGCGCGGTGAGTCTGAAAGCGCAGAAGGGCGCTTAA
- a CDS encoding response regulator: MSHGETVSIVLIEDDDGHATLVERNLRRAGVSNGFVRFRDGQQALDYFFGPAPAIDPDADPATAIPAREDLTNFVVLLDLKMPRVDGFEVLRRLKESPQTAAVPVIVLTTTDDPREIARCYELGCNVYITKPVEYDAFIEAVRRLGFFLQVVKLPSGHRLAAP, encoded by the coding sequence ATGAGTCACGGGGAAACGGTCAGCATCGTGCTGATCGAAGATGACGACGGTCATGCAACGCTCGTGGAGCGTAATCTGCGCCGTGCCGGCGTGTCGAATGGTTTCGTGCGCTTTCGCGACGGTCAGCAGGCGCTCGACTATTTCTTCGGCCCGGCGCCGGCCATCGATCCTGACGCGGATCCCGCCACGGCGATCCCCGCGCGCGAGGATCTGACGAACTTTGTCGTGCTGCTCGATCTGAAAATGCCGCGGGTGGACGGTTTCGAAGTGCTGCGTCGTCTGAAAGAGTCGCCGCAGACCGCCGCGGTGCCGGTGATCGTGCTGACTACCACCGACGACCCGCGCGAGATCGCGCGCTGCTACGAGCTCGGGTGCAACGTCTATATCACCAAGCCGGTCGAATACGATGCTTTTATCGAAGCCGTGCGCCGGCTCGGCTTCTTCCTGCAAGTGGTGAAGCTGCCGTCGGGCCATCGCCTCGCGGCGCCGTAA